A segment of the Halanaerobiales bacterium genome:
TCTTTAACTGTTTTTATTTTTTTTCCTTTTTTAAAAATAATTCCCTGTTTCCTTCCACCAGCAATTCCAATATCAGCCTCTTTTGCTTCACCAGGACCATTTACTTCACAACCCATAACAGCCACTGTAATTGGAAGTTCAATACCTTCCAATTTTTTCTCAACTTTTTCCACTAAAGTAGTTAGATCAATATTGGTTCGACCACAGGTGGGACAGGAAATAATTTTTATACCTTTTTGTCTTATATCCAATGATTCCAATATATGCCAGGATGTTTCTACTTCTTTTATAGGATCTCCTGTTAAAGATACTCTTAGAGTATCGCCTAGTCCCAAGGTTAATAAGCTTCCTATTCCTACCGCGGATTTAACTACCCCTTTTTTAGGTGTACCAGCTTCAGTAATTCCTATATGAAAAGGATAATCTCTTTTTTTAGCCATTAGTTTATAAGCTTTTATAGTCATCCAAATATCTGTAGATTTTAAAGAAATAATAATATCTTCAAAATTATTGTCTTCAAGTATTTTAATTTGATTTAAAGCACTTTCAACCATAGCTTCAGCAGTTGGATGTCCATATTTTTTTAACAATCTCTTTTCAATAGATCCTGAATTAACACCAACTCTTATTGGTATATTAGCACTTTTAGCTTTTTTTACTACTTTTTCAACTCTTTCTTTACTACCAATATTACCAGGATTAAGTCGTAACCCATCTACACCACTTTCAATAGCTTTTAAAGCAAGCCGATAATCAAAATGGATATCAGCTATTAACGGAATAGAAATTTTTTCTTTTATATCTTTAATTTTTTTTGCACTTTCTATATCTGGTATTGCTACTCTTATCAATTCACAACCAGCTTTTTCTAGTTTGTGAATTTGCTTTACTGTATTTTTTACATCAGTAGTTTTAGTATTTGTCATTGATTGAATACTGATTGGAGAATCTCCTCCAACAGCAACATCTGCAAAAAAAACTTTTTTAGTTTTTCTTCTATGCAACTTGTACCCTCCAGTATTTTAAACTAATTTATTTAAAAAATATATTTGCAATATCACGATAAATAATAAAAACCATTAATAACATCAATAAAGCAAAACCAATCATGTGAATTAAACCTTCTTTTTCAGGGGGAAGAGCTTTCCCTCTTATTTTCTCTACTATAATAAAAATTAATCTTCCTCCATCAAGAGCTGGTAATGGTAATAAATTAATGATTCCTAAATTTATACTAATTACAGCCATCCAATTTAACAAGTTTTCAAATCCAGTTTTGGCTGCCTGACCAACTACATTGGCAATCATTACCGGTCCTCCTAAACCCTCAGCAGATCGGGCTTTAATCATATCAACTACACCCATAATTATTAATCTTGTAGAATAAATTGTTTGATTAAATCCCTGGGTAACCGCTTTTATTGGCCCAACATTTTCCCGAATTATTCTTGCCGAAATACCAATTACCGCTTTATCTAATTGTTGATTATACTCTGGAGTAAGGCTAACATTAAAAATTTCATTATCTCTTTCAACTTCTAATTTTATTTCTTGCCCTTCAGCTTTACTTAATAAATTGGACATTTCCTGCCAGCTTTCAGTCTCTTGACCATTTACTGCTACAATCTGATCTCCAGGTTGCAAACCTGCTTCAGCAGCTGGCATTTGTGGTGTAATTTGTCCAATTTCTGTTGTATTAGATTGACTTACAGGTAATCCATAACCTAAAAATATAATTATAAAAATTATAAATGCAAGAACAAAATTCATAACAGGTCCCATAATAGATACTAAAAATCTTTCCCATGGTAATTGTTGATCAAAAGTTCTACCATTTTTTTTAGTTTCTTCATAAAGTTTTATTTCTTCTTCTGAAGAATCATCATCTGGAGGAAATTCTCCAGTCATACTACAAAAACCACCTAAAGGTACAGCTCTAATTGAATAAACTGTCTCACCTTTTCTTTTAGATATCAATTTCGGTCCAAATCCTAAAGCAAATTCTTCTACTCTAATTCCTATTTTTTTGGCAGTAATAAAATGGCCAAATTCATGAACAAGTATTAAAACCCCTAAAACAAAAATAAAACTTAATATTGTTACAAACATTATTTACATTCCTCCTTGGCATTTTTCCTGGCCCATTTATCTATTTCCATTATGTCATCAATATTTGGGAAATTTATTTTTTGGTGTTTCCCGAGAGTCTTTTCAATGATTTCAGAAATTTCTAAGAAAGATATTTTTTTATTTAAAAACAAATTTACAGCAACTTCGTTGGCAGCATTCAAAACAATAGGCATACTTCCACCTTTTTTACCTGCTTCATAAGCAAGTTTTAGATTTGGAAATTTATTAAAATCTGGTTTTTTAAAATTCAATTGTCCAATTTCAAATAAATCTAATGATTCTACTTCACCTTTAATTTTATTAGGATAAGTTAAAACACTTTGAATTGGTGTTTTCATATCAGGTACTCCAAGTTCAGCTGTAATAGTTTTATCACAAAATTCAACCATGGAATGAATTATACTTTCTGGATGAACAACCACTTTAATTTTATCATAATCTACATCAAAGAGCCAATGTGCTTCAATCACTTCTAATCCTTTATTCATCATAGTGGCTGAATCAATAGTAATCTTGTTCCCCATATCCCAATTAGGATGATCAAGGGCATCTTCAACTGTGACATTATTCATTCCTTCTTTGTTTTTATTAAAAAATGGTCCTCCTGATGCTGTCAAAAGAATGTTTTCAATTTCTTTACTTACTTTATCTTCCAATAAATGAAAAATAGCATTATGTTCACTATCCACCGGCAGTATTTTG
Coding sequences within it:
- a CDS encoding 1-deoxy-D-xylulose-5-phosphate reductoisomerase — translated: MKNISVLGSTGSVGTQTLEVIDYLDDKWNVLSLSAYSNIDLLEKQIKKYNPKYAVVIDNKSAKILNNKLKNSSTEVLQGKENLEKIASLSNLDLVINSIVGAAGLKPSIAALEVGHTLGLANKESLVIGGHLIAEILNNQNGKILPVDSEHNAIFHLLEDKVSKEIENILLTASGGPFFNKNKEGMNNVTVEDALDHPNWDMGNKITIDSATMMNKGLEVIEAHWLFDVDYDKIKVVVHPESIIHSMVEFCDKTITAELGVPDMKTPIQSVLTYPNKIKGEVESLDLFEIGQLNFKKPDFNKFPNLKLAYEAGKKGGSMPIVLNAANEVAVNLFLNKKISFLEISEIIEKTLGKHQKINFPNIDDIMEIDKWARKNAKEECK
- the rseP gene encoding RIP metalloprotease RseP; amino-acid sequence: MFVTILSFIFVLGVLILVHEFGHFITAKKIGIRVEEFALGFGPKLISKRKGETVYSIRAVPLGGFCSMTGEFPPDDDSSEEEIKLYEETKKNGRTFDQQLPWERFLVSIMGPVMNFVLAFIIFIIIFLGYGLPVSQSNTTEIGQITPQMPAAEAGLQPGDQIVAVNGQETESWQEMSNLLSKAEGQEIKLEVERDNEIFNVSLTPEYNQQLDKAVIGISARIIRENVGPIKAVTQGFNQTIYSTRLIIMGVVDMIKARSAEGLGGPVMIANVVGQAAKTGFENLLNWMAVISINLGIINLLPLPALDGGRLIFIIVEKIRGKALPPEKEGLIHMIGFALLMLLMVFIIYRDIANIFFK
- the ispG gene encoding flavodoxin-dependent (E)-4-hydroxy-3-methylbut-2-enyl-diphosphate synthase produces the protein MHRRKTKKVFFADVAVGGDSPISIQSMTNTKTTDVKNTVKQIHKLEKAGCELIRVAIPDIESAKKIKDIKEKISIPLIADIHFDYRLALKAIESGVDGLRLNPGNIGSKERVEKVVKKAKSANIPIRVGVNSGSIEKRLLKKYGHPTAEAMVESALNQIKILEDNNFEDIIISLKSTDIWMTIKAYKLMAKKRDYPFHIGITEAGTPKKGVVKSAVGIGSLLTLGLGDTLRVSLTGDPIKEVETSWHILESLDIRQKGIKIISCPTCGRTNIDLTTLVEKVEKKLEGIELPITVAVMGCEVNGPGEAKEADIGIAGGRKQGIIFKKGKKIKTVKEKNLLDALMTEIDKIRSDFNENV